A window of the Hordeum vulgare subsp. vulgare chromosome 5H, MorexV3_pseudomolecules_assembly, whole genome shotgun sequence genome harbors these coding sequences:
- the LOC123399059 gene encoding uncharacterized protein LOC123399059 produces MLTLQHSIIGRMVVFFLRVCQHLQLVLMFEFDMCVKQIMGVGNCSDQATTDFSKHIDGQLMRVNALLVASTIVIGVIVGIGAYGQRYRHHPLTSFLFLGATTLFVPILSYVVSTVDSNLGVVTISSDAHIIPGWCSTRSHIYTVFVWASLVQIAGANTTTIVAGDDNKGRNITLPGTVLLVQAIWTSYIVVYYLGGGYYSTRQWSIKHMDLANGLPVLPLFSLLIAKLLLKYYAWYGASRSLAFGRNPHFIVGYMEQLKAKLTSEHSLPPLIVTGEDTTLVQKEPHGYSIKWLFNQADGTGIDNNNLVTTDKVWRLEDDIFPRYSTKQLKDICFSFALFKLLRCRFTRHTIAEFGFIKAHNLLSHVLLQDVDDERSLGMIAHELSFLHDYYYSSLPTSYSSSWLPILSISISLLTMGLSLLYLLLITVVILLYAFMGWPHHGQMQCFLNFHPSFQNEHEDFFYSSSNQIQYGNIFFDLAPVGLLAALVVLSEVREIACYICSNWTKVFLICSYVRHASSWQKSHWKKKMLSLVLRRKCKLLNHWVDKMNQCSVLALHPSTTPVPLLGRLIPLLHRKKVPRAVKAALLKPLRSPNWKNRSNGVASLCTRLQLQADNNPLSTSNGVKGVADTMLVAHIATSILEVRTSEPLRQADSANEIAATHLSRYCAYLVAYVPDLLPDNNEWCKSLYKGIKKKAKRALAASGNTGQASLSPEALVQALSAGSEEAHDLLKNGAELGKKLVELAGNEGEEVAWELLAEFWSEMILYAAPSDNVAAHAEAIARGGELITLLWALLTHLGFISRPEAAMPNTPGDV; encoded by the coding sequence ATGCTTACATTGCAGCATAGCATCATTGGACGAATGGTTGTATTCTTTTTGCGTGTTTGTCAACATCTTCAACTTGTACTGATGTTTGAATTTGATATGTGTGTTAAGCAGATTATGGGCGTCGGAAACTGCTCCGACCAAGCAACCACTGACTTCTCTAAGCACATAGATGGGCAGTTGATGAGAGTGAACGCTCTGCTGGTGGCCAGCACCATCGTGATAGGAGTTATTGTTGGGATCGGTGCCTATGGTCAGCGCTACCGTCACCATCCACTTACCAGCTTCCTCTTCCTTGGTGCCACCACCTTGTTCGTGCCCATCCTCTCCTATGTTGTCTCTACCGTCGATAGTAATCTAGGTGTTGTCACTATTTCCTCCGATGCACACATAATACCAGGGTGGTGCAGTACACGTAGCCACATTTACACTGTGTTCGTATGGGCTAGTCTTGTTCAGATTGCTGGCGCCAACACCACTACAATAGTTGCTGGTGATGACAACAAAGGACGAAACATTACCCTTCCTGGCACTGTACTGCTTGTTCAAGCAATATGGACCTCGTACATTGTCGTGTACTACCTAGGAGGGGGATATTATTCAACGAGACAATGGTCCATAAAGCATATGGATCTTGCAAATGGATTACCGGTTCTTCCATTGTTTTCTCTTCTCATTGCCAAGCTACTTCTCAAATATTATGCTTGGTATGGGGCAAGCAGGTCATTAGCATTTGGGCGCAATCCTCATTTCATTGTTGGATACATGGAGCAACTAAAAGCCAAGCTAACAAGTGAGCATTCCCTTCCTCCACTCATAGTTACGGGAGAGGACACAACATTGGTACAGAAGGAGCCTCATGGTTATAGTATCAAATGGTTATTTAACCAAGCTGATGGGACAGGGATAGACAACAACAATTTAGTGACCACTGATAAAGTTTGGAGGTTAGAGGATGATATATTTCCGAGGTATTCAACCAAGCAGCTAAAAGATATATGCTTTTCGTTTGCATTGTTCAAGTTGTTAAGATGTCGATTTACAAGGCATACAATTGCTGAGTTTGGTTTCATCAAGGCCCATAACTTATTGTCACACGTGTTGCTCCAGGATGTTGATGATGAAAGATCACTTGGGATGATTGCACATGAGCTTTCTTTccttcatgattattattattcaTCTCTCCCAACCTCATATTCAAGCAGTTGGCTacccattttgagcatatctatttcACTTCTAAccatgggtttgagcttattatatctATTGCTCATAACAGTTGTGATTTTGCTGTATGCTTTTATGGGATGGCCACATCATGGACAGATGCAGTGTTTTCTGAATTTCCATCCTTCGTTCCAGAATGAACATGAAGATTTTTTCTATAGTTCTTCGAACCAGATACAATATGGAAATATTTTCTTCGATCTTGCCCCAGTGGGTTTGCTTGCGGCACTAGTTGTGCTTTCGGAGGTGCGGGAGATTGCTTGTTACATCTGCTCTAACTGGACTAAAGTATTCCTGATCTGCTCCTATGTTAGGCATGCTTCTTcgtggcagaaatcacattggaaGAAGAAGATGCTTAGCCTTGTGCTGCGTAGAAAATGCAAGCTGCTAAATCATTGGGTGGACAAAATGAACCAATGCTCAGTCTTGGCACTCCACCCAAGCACAACCCCAGTGCCTCTTCTCGGACGCCTCATCCCACTGCTTCACAGGAAGAAGGTACCAAGAGCAGTGAAGGCAGCTCTCCTCAAGCCACTTAGAAGCCCCAATTGGAAGAACAGAAGCAATGGCGTGGCATCCCTTTGTACAAGGCTACAACTGCAGGCCGACAACAATCCGCTCTCAACATCGAATGGCGTCAAAGGTGTAGCTGATACCATGCTTGTGGCCCACATTgccacgagcatccttgaagtgaGAACATCGGAGCCACTCCGCCAGGCTGACTCTGCTAATGAGATTGCCGCCACACACTTGTCACGCTATTGTGCCTACTTGGTAGCCTATGTCCCAGATCTACTCCCCGACAACAACGAGTGGTGCAAAAGCTTGTACAAGGGCATCAAGAAAAAAGCCAAGCGCGCACTCGCGGCATCCGGCAACACCGGGCAGGCGTCATTGAGTCCTGAAGCGCTGGTCCAGGCGCTGAGTGCCGGGTCTGAAGAGGCACACGACCTGCTCAAGAATGGTGCGGAGCTCGGGAAGAAGCTGGTGGAGCTGGCGGGAAATGAAGGAGAAGAGGTGGCATGGGAGCTCCTCGCAGAATTCTGGTCTGAGATGATACTCTATGCCGCCCCGTCGGACAATGTCGCCGCCCATGCCGAGGCCATTGCGCGGGGTGGCGAGCTGATAACACTTCTGTGGGCGTTACTCACCCACCTCGGGTTCATCAGCCGGCCAGAGGCTGCCATGCCTAACACCCCTGGTGATGTTTAA